One Natronobacterium texcoconense DNA window includes the following coding sequences:
- a CDS encoding RNA-binding protein — protein MDVKSRHHLRSDAVSDLESGLEEKLGVSPDGDAYERVEFEDTDWEVVLIDGEPQVAHFDEEPFLTVRGANAYEPERRLVTVDSGAISFVSDGADVMRPGITEATEDISPDDLVVIAEESHGKVLAVGRARVDGSEMAGDEGKVVDSLHHVGDELYEFTG, from the coding sequence ATGGACGTCAAATCCCGACATCATCTCCGGAGTGACGCCGTCTCGGACCTCGAGAGTGGTCTCGAGGAGAAACTGGGCGTCTCGCCGGACGGCGACGCCTACGAGCGCGTCGAGTTCGAGGACACCGACTGGGAGGTCGTACTGATCGACGGGGAGCCACAGGTCGCACACTTCGACGAGGAGCCGTTCCTGACGGTTCGGGGCGCGAACGCCTACGAACCCGAGCGACGCCTCGTCACTGTCGACTCGGGCGCGATCTCGTTCGTCAGCGACGGCGCGGACGTGATGCGGCCAGGAATCACGGAGGCGACCGAGGACATCTCTCCCGACGACCTGGTCGTCATCGCCGAGGAGTCCCACGGAAAGGTGCTCGCGGTCGGCCGCGCCCGCGTCGACGGCTCGGAGATGGCGGGCGACGAAGGGAAAGTCGTCGACTCGCTGCACCACGTCGGCGACGAACTCTACGAGTTCACCGGCTAG
- a CDS encoding DUF1028 domain-containing protein, producing the protein MTFSICVHESYETADGQSHERFGVAVTTRLPGVGTLCPFVSENGAVATQSLVNVDLGRRGVEYIDDGLAVDDALEALLNADDGAPQRQLHGVDADGTFTFSGEECGDWFGHLEGEHFTVAGNLLTGESVIEATADAYESNAVHETTDPTTGPNAARRDDEDDPDPLAKRLIDALAAGHREGGDKREELTVQSAAVVVESTESHDMTPPYNDLRVDATETPIADLRETYDLAMQGYETSLEKYEEAYEEDSLAETE; encoded by the coding sequence ATGACGTTCAGCATCTGCGTCCACGAGAGCTACGAGACGGCAGACGGCCAGTCCCACGAGCGGTTCGGCGTCGCCGTGACGACCCGCCTGCCGGGAGTCGGCACCCTCTGCCCGTTCGTCAGCGAGAACGGTGCCGTCGCCACCCAGAGCCTGGTCAACGTCGACCTCGGACGGCGTGGCGTCGAGTACATAGACGACGGACTCGCCGTCGACGACGCACTCGAGGCGCTGTTAAACGCCGACGATGGCGCACCCCAGCGCCAGCTACACGGCGTCGACGCCGACGGGACGTTCACGTTCTCCGGCGAGGAGTGTGGCGACTGGTTCGGTCATCTCGAGGGCGAGCACTTCACTGTCGCCGGCAACCTGCTCACCGGCGAGAGCGTCATCGAAGCGACCGCGGACGCCTACGAGTCCAACGCAGTCCACGAGACAACCGACCCCACCACGGGTCCGAACGCCGCCAGACGCGACGACGAGGACGACCCGGACCCGCTCGCGAAACGACTGATCGACGCGCTGGCGGCCGGCCACCGCGAGGGCGGCGACAAACGCGAGGAACTCACCGTCCAGAGCGCCGCGGTCGTCGTCGAGTCGACCGAGAGCCACGACATGACGCCGCCGTACAACGATCTGCGGGTCGACGCAACCGAGACACCGATCGCCGACCTGCGCGAGACCTACGACCTCGCCATGCAAGGGTACGAGACGTCGCTCGAGAAGTACGAGGAGGCGTACGAAGAGGATTCGCTCGCCGAAACAGAATAA